From Lycium ferocissimum isolate CSIRO_LF1 chromosome 12, AGI_CSIRO_Lferr_CH_V1, whole genome shotgun sequence, one genomic window encodes:
- the LOC132039520 gene encoding E3 ubiquitin-protein ligase RING1-like, giving the protein MDDEKEKEEDVILGYFETRTHHVVAPKDGVKNATLTEEAADKESADICAICQAKFEHEETIGTLQCGHEYHTHCIKQWLMRKKNCPMCRASVLPFTSTNTIETDSILGWVVLVC; this is encoded by the coding sequence ATGGATGATGAAAAGGAGAAAGAGGAGGATGTTATATTGGGCTATTTTGAAACAAGAACTCATCATGTTGTTGCACCTAAAGACGGAGTAAAAAATGCTACTTTAACTGAAGAAGCTGCTGATAAAGAATCTGCAGATATTTGTGCCATATGTCAAGCAAAATTTGAACACGAAGAGACCATTGGGACACTTCAGTGTGGACATGAATATCATACCCACTGCATCAAACAGTGGTTAATGcggaaaaaaaattgtcccaTGTGTAGAGCTTCAGTTTTGCCCTTCACATCAACAAATACTATAGAAACGGATAGCATTTTAGGCTGGGTGGTTTTGGTTTGTTAA